One segment of Gemmatimonadota bacterium DNA contains the following:
- a CDS encoding TonB-dependent receptor — protein sequence MRPIYELDEVAVVAHRTATARRESVAATTILTRSVIEGLPARKLPDVLRYVPGLVFVDRDGAGELSMAIARGFFGGGETEYVIVTVDDVPINDLRTGAVEWTQIPVAAIERIEVLRGAGSTVYGDAAMGAVVNIVTESPATSAALAGRVRGGAWEDVALAARTRQRIGDASLALGAAVDRGSGYRSHSESNHVSSSARYTRNWNRTVAYVTGYFQRIQKEDPGPLPSELAKRDPLLSNPLYDSDRRRTNDARLGLGLRRELKPGHQLSGDLRLQAVRIDETSTLLLAPSFGDTQLNEEDDLALWTRLQYNGRMGSSAIVAGTELERAGYDSRYSDPADQTSPLTADSGDRTKIGLYSEAQRLVAGRWRLYAGLRFDAIAARHDALGASTWFDQWSPRVGLNLSYLAEERRAGNFYAAWTRAFKAPTLSQLYDERQIPTGQPDVTINISNSDLLPQRSTGLEVGVLQRLPIGSDLFQVELALTAYRLDLEDEIDFDLSTFRFGNILESRHDGIELSLTAYLLPRLALTHSSTFMDVTFRGAEYEGNRLKNIPSTAMSNSARLLVGESGWVTLAHYFAGRVYLDDANTRSLPGGSTFDASLRWSLGRAQVDLTARNLADAGIDRVGFLLFDPVTSDDVEFVYPAGGRYLQAAISFGY from the coding sequence GTGCGCCCGATCTACGAGCTGGATGAAGTAGCCGTCGTCGCGCACAGGACGGCGACGGCGAGGCGGGAATCGGTCGCGGCGACCACGATCCTGACGCGATCGGTCATCGAGGGGCTACCCGCGCGCAAACTGCCCGACGTGCTCCGTTACGTGCCGGGACTGGTGTTCGTCGATCGTGACGGCGCCGGCGAGCTGTCGATGGCGATCGCTCGCGGGTTCTTCGGCGGTGGCGAGACCGAATATGTCATCGTGACCGTCGACGACGTGCCGATCAACGATTTGCGCACCGGCGCCGTGGAGTGGACGCAGATCCCGGTCGCCGCGATCGAGCGAATCGAGGTGCTTCGCGGAGCCGGCTCGACGGTCTACGGCGACGCCGCCATGGGAGCCGTCGTCAACATCGTAACGGAGAGCCCTGCGACTTCGGCCGCCCTGGCCGGGCGAGTGAGGGGCGGAGCCTGGGAGGACGTAGCGCTCGCCGCCAGGACCCGGCAGCGTATCGGCGACGCTTCCCTGGCGTTGGGAGCGGCGGTGGACCGCGGCTCCGGCTATCGGTCTCATTCGGAGTCCAATCACGTCTCCTCCTCCGCGCGCTATACCCGCAACTGGAATCGCACCGTAGCGTACGTTACCGGCTACTTTCAGCGAATCCAAAAGGAGGACCCCGGCCCGCTCCCTTCCGAGCTGGCGAAACGGGATCCGTTGCTAAGCAATCCGCTCTACGACTCGGATCGGCGTCGCACCAACGACGCGCGCCTGGGCTTGGGTCTTCGGCGAGAATTGAAGCCCGGCCACCAACTCAGCGGAGACCTGCGTCTGCAAGCCGTCCGCATAGACGAGACGAGCACGCTGCTGCTCGCGCCCTCCTTCGGCGACACTCAGCTCAACGAAGAGGATGATCTCGCCCTCTGGACCCGCCTCCAGTACAACGGGCGCATGGGATCGTCGGCCATCGTGGCCGGTACGGAGCTCGAGCGCGCGGGCTACGACAGCCGGTACTCCGATCCGGCCGACCAGACCAGCCCCCTGACCGCCGACTCGGGCGACCGCACCAAGATCGGCCTGTACTCCGAGGCTCAACGGCTCGTCGCCGGCCGCTGGCGCCTCTACGCAGGACTGCGCTTCGACGCCATCGCCGCGAGACACGACGCGCTCGGGGCGAGCACATGGTTCGATCAGTGGTCTCCGCGCGTCGGACTCAACCTCTCCTATCTGGCGGAAGAGCGGCGCGCGGGGAACTTCTATGCCGCGTGGACCCGCGCTTTCAAGGCGCCGACGCTGAGCCAGCTCTACGACGAACGCCAGATCCCGACCGGGCAGCCGGACGTGACCATCAATATCTCCAACTCGGACCTGCTACCCCAGCGATCGACCGGATTGGAGGTCGGCGTCCTCCAGAGGCTACCGATCGGGAGCGACCTGTTCCAAGTGGAACTTGCCCTTACGGCCTACCGGCTCGACCTCGAGGATGAGATAGACTTCGACCTGAGCACGTTCCGGTTCGGGAATATCCTGGAGAGTCGGCACGACGGCATCGAGCTGTCGCTCACCGCGTACCTGCTGCCGAGACTCGCCCTGACTCACTCGTCGACCTTCATGGACGTCACGTTTCGAGGCGCTGAGTATGAAGGGAACCGACTGAAGAACATCCCGAGTACGGCCATGTCGAACAGCGCCCGGCTTCTCGTCGGCGAAAGCGGGTGGGTGACGCTCGCGCATTACTTCGCGGGGCGTGTGTATCTCGACGACGCCAATACTCGGTCGCTGCCGGGGGGAAGCACGTTCGACGCTTCGCTACGCTGGAGCTTGGGCCGGGCTCAGGTCGACCTCACCGCCAGAAATCTCGCCGACGCCGGCATCGATCGTGTCGGCTTTCTGCTGTTCGATCCCGTAACGTCCGATGACGTCGAGTTCGTCTATCCGGCGGGCGGCAGATACCTGCAGGCAGCTATTTCGTTTGGTTACTGA
- a CDS encoding c-type cytochrome gives MPAASDDSTKLAEQVAAGLRVFRGQYCGVCHVLDTAGTAGTFGPTHNGMGATAEERIKQAAFTGQAATAGEYILESLVDPNIYIAPGFERTRFPMPAYTHLSEEELNALVQMLLKEK, from the coding sequence ATGCCTGCCGCCTCGGACGATAGCACGAAACTCGCCGAACAGGTTGCGGCCGGGCTGAGGGTCTTCCGAGGGCAGTACTGTGGCGTCTGTCACGTGCTCGATACGGCCGGCACGGCCGGAACATTCGGTCCAACCCACAACGGCATGGGTGCGACCGCCGAGGAACGCATCAAGCAAGCGGCGTTCACGGGCCAGGCGGCAACGGCCGGAGAGTATATCCTGGAGAGCCTCGTCGATCCGAACATCTACATCGCACCGGGATTCGAGCGGACGCGCTTCCCGATGCCGGCCTATACGCACCTCAGCGAAGAGGAACTGAACGCCCTCGTGCAGATGCTGCTGAAGGAAAAGTAG
- a CDS encoding ScyD/ScyE family protein — protein MRNGVAVVGIVLALALAAMPLDVDAVAAQEAATTVMGELNGPMGVFVTSDGSVWVIDTGVGGDEVLTIPNPGTGVVGDYGFGESSRILRLAPDGEHTEVARLPSLYLAPGDGAGGSRVAVLDGTVYATVGAYSVDPPPGMASVVRIDDGRAIQLVNIWDFESSNNPDGLLPGSNPYGLAVGPDGDLWMTDAAGNALYRIDPATGETEVVAVFEGVPSPIPHADRGGVMETDPVPTGVTFDEEGNAYVSLLPGFPFAPGSSKVVKVTSDGVVTDYATDLTMLTDVRMAPDGHLYAVSIGLFTDQGPVPNSGAIIRLQEGTASEAVVSDLLFPTSIDFNEAGDAFLTINGIGAPGTGEVVKFEGLASGSSSRR, from the coding sequence ATGAGAAACGGAGTCGCCGTGGTGGGCATTGTGCTGGCGCTCGCGCTGGCGGCCATGCCGCTCGATGTCGATGCCGTCGCCGCTCAGGAGGCGGCCACGACGGTGATGGGCGAGTTGAATGGCCCCATGGGCGTGTTCGTGACCTCGGACGGCAGCGTTTGGGTGATCGACACGGGCGTTGGGGGCGACGAGGTACTCACGATCCCCAATCCCGGTACGGGAGTGGTGGGCGACTACGGATTCGGTGAGTCCTCGCGCATTCTCAGGCTCGCTCCCGACGGCGAGCATACCGAGGTCGCTCGCCTTCCCTCGCTTTACCTGGCACCGGGAGATGGTGCCGGCGGCTCCCGCGTGGCGGTTCTCGACGGTACGGTTTACGCCACCGTGGGAGCGTACTCCGTGGACCCTCCACCCGGCATGGCATCGGTCGTCAGGATCGACGACGGCCGGGCCATACAGCTCGTGAATATCTGGGATTTCGAGAGCAGCAATAATCCCGATGGTCTGTTGCCCGGGTCCAACCCCTATGGCCTCGCGGTCGGACCCGACGGCGACCTCTGGATGACCGACGCCGCGGGCAACGCTCTTTATCGAATAGATCCGGCAACGGGCGAAACCGAGGTGGTCGCGGTTTTCGAGGGGGTTCCCAGCCCGATACCGCACGCCGATCGGGGCGGCGTCATGGAAACCGACCCGGTGCCCACGGGCGTGACGTTCGATGAAGAGGGCAACGCGTACGTGTCGCTGTTGCCCGGGTTCCCTTTCGCTCCCGGGTCCTCGAAGGTCGTGAAGGTGACCTCCGATGGGGTGGTCACCGACTACGCGACCGACCTCACCATGCTCACCGATGTGCGCATGGCGCCCGACGGTCACCTGTACGCCGTCTCTATCGGCCTGTTCACGGATCAGGGACCCGTGCCCAACTCCGGCGCGATCATCCGCCTGCAGGAGGGTACGGCTTCGGAGGCGGTCGTGAGCGACCTCCTGTTCCCGACGTCGATCGACTTCAACGAGGCCGGCGATGCCTTCCTGACGATCAACGGCATCGGCGCGCCGGGCACCGGGGAGGTCGTAAAGTTCGAGGGGTTGGCGTCGGGATCGAGCTCGCGCCGCTGA